The Primulina eburnea isolate SZY01 chromosome 8, ASM2296580v1, whole genome shotgun sequence genome contains a region encoding:
- the LOC140840236 gene encoding pre-mRNA-processing factor 39-1-like isoform X5 → MRALIFHFVPLSASLRHTKHLFTKTEGFTSRKFGDSRTASIAISVVFIMGDGEVEQTSAVVGYSSTDNHDPSETTSAPDTDGSTVQITETMNVPDNLPYTEDKLDSSIPPNEANLVAHGSDLDVAAGYVSSINGLHGAEDAAKVYVMENGINSTAGIGSALLHQPLGLSAEEERSWSIVTANSLDFNAWTSLIEETERISEGEILKIQKVYDAFLAEFPLCYGYWKKYADHEARLSSMDKVAEVYERAVQSVTYSVDMWLHYCVFAIGTYGDPDAIRRLFERALEYVGSDYLCFPLWDKFIEYEISQQDWPRVATLYTRVLEIPNQQLDRYFEGFKELVANRPLSELRTAEEAAATAFTNSETRGQENEGEVPAGASEQSFKPLNTSLKDAEELEKYIAIREEIYKRAKEFDSKIIGFETAIRRPYFHVRPLNVAELENWHNYLDFVEGGDDFNKIVKLYERCLIACANYPGYWIRYVLCMEAIGSMELSDNALARATQVFVKRQPEIHLFAARFKEKHGDISGARAAYQLVHTGISPGLLEAIIKHANMEHRLGNLEDACSLYEQAIAIEKGKEHSQTLPLLFAQYSRFMFLVCGKVDKAREILDQGLEIAQLSKPLLEAMIHLESIQTLPKRVDYLDSLVDKFIVQSPTNPSVASVGEREELSSIFLEFLDLFGDAQSIKKADDRHAKLFLPHKSVAESKKRYAEDYLFSDKTKIAKSLISPSSVVGAYTSTPNQWATGYGVQPQAWPQASQAQAPQWTPGYPQQGAYGAYGTSYTHPQIPTSQSVAYGTYPPTYPTQTYAQTTTTATLPAPQQPAAAPPTYYGTYY, encoded by the exons ATGCGAGCCCTAATTTTCCATTTTGTCCCTCTTTCGGCTTCACTACGACACACTAAACACTTGTTCACGAAAACAGAAGGATTTACCTCACGAAAGTTTGGTGATTCGCGGACTGCTTCAATCGCGATTTCAG TTGTTTTTATCATGGGGGACGGCGAGGTGGAACAGACATCTGCTGTCGTTGGTTATTCTTCTACAGATAACCATGATCCGAGTGAAACCACTTCTGCACCTGATACTGATGGTTCCACTGTTCAAATTACCGAAACCATGAATGTTCCAGACAATCTGCCTTATACGGAAGACAAACTCGATTCGTCCATCCCTCCAAATGAAGCTAATTTAGTGGCTCATGGTTCCGATTTGGATGTTG CTGCTGGCTATGTTTCTTCTATTAATGGTCTTCATGGAGCAGAGGATGCTGCAAAAGTTTATGTCATGGAAAATGGGATTAACTCAACTGCTGGTATTGGATCTGCTTTGTTGCATCAACCTCTAG GTCTAAGTGCAGAAGAAGAAAGATCGTGGAGCATTGTGACGGCTAATTCCTTGGACTTCAATGCTTGGACTTCCCTAATAGAAGAGACAGAGAGAATATCAGAG gGAGAGATTTTGAAGATTCAAAAAGTTTATGATGCCTTTTTAGCGGAATTTCCTCTCTGCTATGGTTATTGGAAGAAGTATGCTGATCATGAGGCACGCCTAAGCTCAATGGACAAAGTTGCAGAGGTTTATGAACGAGCTGTTCAAAGCGTAACCTACTCTGTTGACATGTGGTTGCATTATTGTGTATTTGCAATTGGCACTTATGGAGATCCTGATGCTATCAGAAG GTTGTTTGAAAGAGCTTTAGAATATGTTGGAAGTGATTATTTATGCTTTCCTCTTTGGGACAAATTCATTGAGTATGAAATTTCTCAACAAGATTGGCCTCGTGTTGCCACATTATACACACGGGTGTTGGAAATTCCAAATCAGCAGCTGGATCGCTATTTTGAAgg TTTTAAAGAGTTGGTTGCCAATAGGCCTCTGTCAGAGTTGAGAACAGCCGAGGAAGCTGCTGCCACAGCTTTTACGAATTCAGAAACTCGTGGTCAGGAAAACGAGGGAGAGGTGCCCGCTGGTGCTTCAGAACAGTCTTTTAAGCCACTTAACACAAGCTTAAAAGATGCCGAGGAGTTGGAGAAGTACATTGCCATTAGGGAAGAGATATATAAGAGGGCTAAGGAGTTTGATTCTAAAATCATTGGTTTCGAAACTGCAATTAGAAGGCCCTACTTTCATGTACGGCCCCTAAATGTTGCGGAGCTTGAAAATTGGCACAACTATCTTGATTTTGTCGAAGGCGGAGATGATTTCAATAAG ATTGTCAAGCTATATGAAAGATGTCTTATAGCATGTGCCAATTATCCTGGATACTGGATACGATATGTTTTGTGCATGGAAGCTATTGGCAGTATGGAGCTTTCTGATAATGCCCTTGCTCGTGCTACTCAGGTCTTCGTGAAG AGGCAACCGGAGATCCATCTTTTTGCTGCGCGATTTAAAGAAAAGCATGGTGACATATCTGGAGCTCGAGCTGCGTATCAACTTGTGCACACTGGGATTTCACCTGGGCTTCTAGAAGCAATAATTAAGCATGCTAACATGGAGCACCGCCTT GGAAACCTAGAAGATGCTTGTTCCTTATATGAACAGGCAATTGCAATCGAAAAAGGAAAGGAACACTCGCAGACTCTACCTTTGTTATTTGCTCAGTACTCGCGGTTTATGTTCCTG GTTTGTGGCAAAGTGGATAAGGCTAGGGAAATTCTTGATCAAGGGTTGGAGATTGCACAATTGTCAAAGCCCCTTCTGGAG GCAATGATCCACTTGGAATCAATCCAGACACTTCCGAAGCGAGTCGATTACTTGGATTCCTTGGTTGATAAATTCATAGTGCAGAGTCCCACCAACCCTAGTGTTGCAAGTGTTGGGGAAAGAGAGGAGCTGTCAAGCATTTTCTTGGAG TTCCTGGATCTTTTTGGAGATGCACAATCCATAAAGAAAGCTGATGATCGACATGCAAAACTGTTTTTACCCCATAAGAGCGTAGCTGAGTCGAAGAAGCGCTATGCAGAGGATTATTTATTCTCAGACAAAACTAAAATAGCCAAATCACTTATTTCACCATCTTCAGTGGTGGGAGCTTATACCAGCACACCGAATCAGTGGGCAACAGGTTATGGTGTACAGCCTCAGGCTTGGCCTCAAGCCTCACAAGCGCAGGCACCACAGTGGACTCCTGGCTATCCACAACAG GGTGCCTATGGTGCTTATGGAACTAGTTACACGCATCCACAAATACCTACATCCCAAAGTGTTGCATATGGAACATATCCTCCTACTTATCCAACACAG ACATATGCTCAGACGACAACAACTGCAACATTGCCTGCACCCCAACAGCCGGCTGCGGCTCCTCCCACATATTACGGCACTTACTATTGA
- the LOC140840236 gene encoding pre-mRNA-processing factor 39-1-like isoform X2: MRALIFHFVPLSASLRHTKHLFTKTEGFTSRKFGDSRTASIAISVVFIMGDGEVEQTSAVVGYSSTDNHDPSETTSAPDTDGSTVQITETMNVPDNLPYTEDKLDSSIPPNEANLVAHGSDLDVAAGYVSSINGLHGAEDAAKVYVMENGINSTAGIGSALLHQPLEFMPGLSAEEERSWSIVTANSLDFNAWTSLIEETERISEGEILKIQKVYDAFLAEFPLCYGYWKKYADHEARLSSMDKVAEVYERAVQSVTYSVDMWLHYCVFAIGTYGDPDAIRRLFERALEYVGSDYLCFPLWDKFIEYEISQQDWPRVATLYTRVLEIPNQQLDRYFEGFKELVANRPLSELRTAEEAAATAFTNSETRGQENEGEVPAGASEQSFKPLNTSLKDAEELEKYIAIREEIYKRAKEFDSKIIGFETAIRRPYFHVRPLNVAELENWHNYLDFVEGGDDFNKIVKLYERCLIACANYPGYWIRYVLCMEAIGSMELSDNALARATQVFVKRQPEIHLFAARFKEKHGDISGARAAYQLVHTGISPGLLEAIIKHANMEHRLGNLEDACSLYEQAIAIEKGKEHSQTLPLLFAQYSRFMFLVCGKVDKAREILDQGLEIAQLSKPLLEAMIHLESIQTLPKRVDYLDSLVDKFIVQSPTNPSVASVGEREELSSIFLEFLDLFGDAQSIKKADDRHAKLFLPHKSVAESKKRYAEDYLFSDKTKIAKSLISPSSVVGAYTSTPNQWATGYGVQPQAWPQASQAQAPQWTPGYPQQGAYGAYGTSYTHPQIPTSQSVAYGTYPPTYPTQTYAQTTTTATLPAPQQPAAAPPTYYGTYY; the protein is encoded by the exons ATGCGAGCCCTAATTTTCCATTTTGTCCCTCTTTCGGCTTCACTACGACACACTAAACACTTGTTCACGAAAACAGAAGGATTTACCTCACGAAAGTTTGGTGATTCGCGGACTGCTTCAATCGCGATTTCAG TTGTTTTTATCATGGGGGACGGCGAGGTGGAACAGACATCTGCTGTCGTTGGTTATTCTTCTACAGATAACCATGATCCGAGTGAAACCACTTCTGCACCTGATACTGATGGTTCCACTGTTCAAATTACCGAAACCATGAATGTTCCAGACAATCTGCCTTATACGGAAGACAAACTCGATTCGTCCATCCCTCCAAATGAAGCTAATTTAGTGGCTCATGGTTCCGATTTGGATGTTG CTGCTGGCTATGTTTCTTCTATTAATGGTCTTCATGGAGCAGAGGATGCTGCAAAAGTTTATGTCATGGAAAATGGGATTAACTCAACTGCTGGTATTGGATCTGCTTTGTTGCATCAACCTCTAG AATTTATGCCAGGTCTAAGTGCAGAAGAAGAAAGATCGTGGAGCATTGTGACGGCTAATTCCTTGGACTTCAATGCTTGGACTTCCCTAATAGAAGAGACAGAGAGAATATCAGAG gGAGAGATTTTGAAGATTCAAAAAGTTTATGATGCCTTTTTAGCGGAATTTCCTCTCTGCTATGGTTATTGGAAGAAGTATGCTGATCATGAGGCACGCCTAAGCTCAATGGACAAAGTTGCAGAGGTTTATGAACGAGCTGTTCAAAGCGTAACCTACTCTGTTGACATGTGGTTGCATTATTGTGTATTTGCAATTGGCACTTATGGAGATCCTGATGCTATCAGAAG GTTGTTTGAAAGAGCTTTAGAATATGTTGGAAGTGATTATTTATGCTTTCCTCTTTGGGACAAATTCATTGAGTATGAAATTTCTCAACAAGATTGGCCTCGTGTTGCCACATTATACACACGGGTGTTGGAAATTCCAAATCAGCAGCTGGATCGCTATTTTGAAgg TTTTAAAGAGTTGGTTGCCAATAGGCCTCTGTCAGAGTTGAGAACAGCCGAGGAAGCTGCTGCCACAGCTTTTACGAATTCAGAAACTCGTGGTCAGGAAAACGAGGGAGAGGTGCCCGCTGGTGCTTCAGAACAGTCTTTTAAGCCACTTAACACAAGCTTAAAAGATGCCGAGGAGTTGGAGAAGTACATTGCCATTAGGGAAGAGATATATAAGAGGGCTAAGGAGTTTGATTCTAAAATCATTGGTTTCGAAACTGCAATTAGAAGGCCCTACTTTCATGTACGGCCCCTAAATGTTGCGGAGCTTGAAAATTGGCACAACTATCTTGATTTTGTCGAAGGCGGAGATGATTTCAATAAG ATTGTCAAGCTATATGAAAGATGTCTTATAGCATGTGCCAATTATCCTGGATACTGGATACGATATGTTTTGTGCATGGAAGCTATTGGCAGTATGGAGCTTTCTGATAATGCCCTTGCTCGTGCTACTCAGGTCTTCGTGAAG AGGCAACCGGAGATCCATCTTTTTGCTGCGCGATTTAAAGAAAAGCATGGTGACATATCTGGAGCTCGAGCTGCGTATCAACTTGTGCACACTGGGATTTCACCTGGGCTTCTAGAAGCAATAATTAAGCATGCTAACATGGAGCACCGCCTT GGAAACCTAGAAGATGCTTGTTCCTTATATGAACAGGCAATTGCAATCGAAAAAGGAAAGGAACACTCGCAGACTCTACCTTTGTTATTTGCTCAGTACTCGCGGTTTATGTTCCTG GTTTGTGGCAAAGTGGATAAGGCTAGGGAAATTCTTGATCAAGGGTTGGAGATTGCACAATTGTCAAAGCCCCTTCTGGAG GCAATGATCCACTTGGAATCAATCCAGACACTTCCGAAGCGAGTCGATTACTTGGATTCCTTGGTTGATAAATTCATAGTGCAGAGTCCCACCAACCCTAGTGTTGCAAGTGTTGGGGAAAGAGAGGAGCTGTCAAGCATTTTCTTGGAG TTCCTGGATCTTTTTGGAGATGCACAATCCATAAAGAAAGCTGATGATCGACATGCAAAACTGTTTTTACCCCATAAGAGCGTAGCTGAGTCGAAGAAGCGCTATGCAGAGGATTATTTATTCTCAGACAAAACTAAAATAGCCAAATCACTTATTTCACCATCTTCAGTGGTGGGAGCTTATACCAGCACACCGAATCAGTGGGCAACAGGTTATGGTGTACAGCCTCAGGCTTGGCCTCAAGCCTCACAAGCGCAGGCACCACAGTGGACTCCTGGCTATCCACAACAG GGTGCCTATGGTGCTTATGGAACTAGTTACACGCATCCACAAATACCTACATCCCAAAGTGTTGCATATGGAACATATCCTCCTACTTATCCAACACAG ACATATGCTCAGACGACAACAACTGCAACATTGCCTGCACCCCAACAGCCGGCTGCGGCTCCTCCCACATATTACGGCACTTACTATTGA
- the LOC140840236 gene encoding pre-mRNA-processing factor 39-1-like isoform X4 encodes MRALIFHFVPLSASLRHTKHLFTKTEGFTSRKFGDSRTASIAISVVFIMGDGEVEQTSAVVGYSSTDNHDPSETTSAPDTDGSTVQITETMNVPDNLPYTEDKLDSSIPPNEANLVAHGSDLDVAAGYVSSINGLHGAEDAAKVYVMENGINSTAGIGSALLHQPLGGSGLSAEEERSWSIVTANSLDFNAWTSLIEETERISEGEILKIQKVYDAFLAEFPLCYGYWKKYADHEARLSSMDKVAEVYERAVQSVTYSVDMWLHYCVFAIGTYGDPDAIRRLFERALEYVGSDYLCFPLWDKFIEYEISQQDWPRVATLYTRVLEIPNQQLDRYFEGFKELVANRPLSELRTAEEAAATAFTNSETRGQENEGEVPAGASEQSFKPLNTSLKDAEELEKYIAIREEIYKRAKEFDSKIIGFETAIRRPYFHVRPLNVAELENWHNYLDFVEGGDDFNKIVKLYERCLIACANYPGYWIRYVLCMEAIGSMELSDNALARATQVFVKRQPEIHLFAARFKEKHGDISGARAAYQLVHTGISPGLLEAIIKHANMEHRLGNLEDACSLYEQAIAIEKGKEHSQTLPLLFAQYSRFMFLVCGKVDKAREILDQGLEIAQLSKPLLEAMIHLESIQTLPKRVDYLDSLVDKFIVQSPTNPSVASVGEREELSSIFLEFLDLFGDAQSIKKADDRHAKLFLPHKSVAESKKRYAEDYLFSDKTKIAKSLISPSSVVGAYTSTPNQWATGYGVQPQAWPQASQAQAPQWTPGYPQQGAYGAYGTSYTHPQIPTSQSVAYGTYPPTYPTQTYAQTTTTATLPAPQQPAAAPPTYYGTYY; translated from the exons ATGCGAGCCCTAATTTTCCATTTTGTCCCTCTTTCGGCTTCACTACGACACACTAAACACTTGTTCACGAAAACAGAAGGATTTACCTCACGAAAGTTTGGTGATTCGCGGACTGCTTCAATCGCGATTTCAG TTGTTTTTATCATGGGGGACGGCGAGGTGGAACAGACATCTGCTGTCGTTGGTTATTCTTCTACAGATAACCATGATCCGAGTGAAACCACTTCTGCACCTGATACTGATGGTTCCACTGTTCAAATTACCGAAACCATGAATGTTCCAGACAATCTGCCTTATACGGAAGACAAACTCGATTCGTCCATCCCTCCAAATGAAGCTAATTTAGTGGCTCATGGTTCCGATTTGGATGTTG CTGCTGGCTATGTTTCTTCTATTAATGGTCTTCATGGAGCAGAGGATGCTGCAAAAGTTTATGTCATGGAAAATGGGATTAACTCAACTGCTGGTATTGGATCTGCTTTGTTGCATCAACCTCTAGGTGGTTCTG GTCTAAGTGCAGAAGAAGAAAGATCGTGGAGCATTGTGACGGCTAATTCCTTGGACTTCAATGCTTGGACTTCCCTAATAGAAGAGACAGAGAGAATATCAGAG gGAGAGATTTTGAAGATTCAAAAAGTTTATGATGCCTTTTTAGCGGAATTTCCTCTCTGCTATGGTTATTGGAAGAAGTATGCTGATCATGAGGCACGCCTAAGCTCAATGGACAAAGTTGCAGAGGTTTATGAACGAGCTGTTCAAAGCGTAACCTACTCTGTTGACATGTGGTTGCATTATTGTGTATTTGCAATTGGCACTTATGGAGATCCTGATGCTATCAGAAG GTTGTTTGAAAGAGCTTTAGAATATGTTGGAAGTGATTATTTATGCTTTCCTCTTTGGGACAAATTCATTGAGTATGAAATTTCTCAACAAGATTGGCCTCGTGTTGCCACATTATACACACGGGTGTTGGAAATTCCAAATCAGCAGCTGGATCGCTATTTTGAAgg TTTTAAAGAGTTGGTTGCCAATAGGCCTCTGTCAGAGTTGAGAACAGCCGAGGAAGCTGCTGCCACAGCTTTTACGAATTCAGAAACTCGTGGTCAGGAAAACGAGGGAGAGGTGCCCGCTGGTGCTTCAGAACAGTCTTTTAAGCCACTTAACACAAGCTTAAAAGATGCCGAGGAGTTGGAGAAGTACATTGCCATTAGGGAAGAGATATATAAGAGGGCTAAGGAGTTTGATTCTAAAATCATTGGTTTCGAAACTGCAATTAGAAGGCCCTACTTTCATGTACGGCCCCTAAATGTTGCGGAGCTTGAAAATTGGCACAACTATCTTGATTTTGTCGAAGGCGGAGATGATTTCAATAAG ATTGTCAAGCTATATGAAAGATGTCTTATAGCATGTGCCAATTATCCTGGATACTGGATACGATATGTTTTGTGCATGGAAGCTATTGGCAGTATGGAGCTTTCTGATAATGCCCTTGCTCGTGCTACTCAGGTCTTCGTGAAG AGGCAACCGGAGATCCATCTTTTTGCTGCGCGATTTAAAGAAAAGCATGGTGACATATCTGGAGCTCGAGCTGCGTATCAACTTGTGCACACTGGGATTTCACCTGGGCTTCTAGAAGCAATAATTAAGCATGCTAACATGGAGCACCGCCTT GGAAACCTAGAAGATGCTTGTTCCTTATATGAACAGGCAATTGCAATCGAAAAAGGAAAGGAACACTCGCAGACTCTACCTTTGTTATTTGCTCAGTACTCGCGGTTTATGTTCCTG GTTTGTGGCAAAGTGGATAAGGCTAGGGAAATTCTTGATCAAGGGTTGGAGATTGCACAATTGTCAAAGCCCCTTCTGGAG GCAATGATCCACTTGGAATCAATCCAGACACTTCCGAAGCGAGTCGATTACTTGGATTCCTTGGTTGATAAATTCATAGTGCAGAGTCCCACCAACCCTAGTGTTGCAAGTGTTGGGGAAAGAGAGGAGCTGTCAAGCATTTTCTTGGAG TTCCTGGATCTTTTTGGAGATGCACAATCCATAAAGAAAGCTGATGATCGACATGCAAAACTGTTTTTACCCCATAAGAGCGTAGCTGAGTCGAAGAAGCGCTATGCAGAGGATTATTTATTCTCAGACAAAACTAAAATAGCCAAATCACTTATTTCACCATCTTCAGTGGTGGGAGCTTATACCAGCACACCGAATCAGTGGGCAACAGGTTATGGTGTACAGCCTCAGGCTTGGCCTCAAGCCTCACAAGCGCAGGCACCACAGTGGACTCCTGGCTATCCACAACAG GGTGCCTATGGTGCTTATGGAACTAGTTACACGCATCCACAAATACCTACATCCCAAAGTGTTGCATATGGAACATATCCTCCTACTTATCCAACACAG ACATATGCTCAGACGACAACAACTGCAACATTGCCTGCACCCCAACAGCCGGCTGCGGCTCCTCCCACATATTACGGCACTTACTATTGA
- the LOC140840236 gene encoding pre-mRNA-processing factor 39-1-like isoform X1, with the protein MRALIFHFVPLSASLRHTKHLFTKTEGFTSRKFGDSRTASIAISVVFIMGDGEVEQTSAVVGYSSTDNHDPSETTSAPDTDGSTVQITETMNVPDNLPYTEDKLDSSIPPNEANLVAHGSDLDVAAGYVSSINGLHGAEDAAKVYVMENGINSTAGIGSALLHQPLGGSEFMPGLSAEEERSWSIVTANSLDFNAWTSLIEETERISEGEILKIQKVYDAFLAEFPLCYGYWKKYADHEARLSSMDKVAEVYERAVQSVTYSVDMWLHYCVFAIGTYGDPDAIRRLFERALEYVGSDYLCFPLWDKFIEYEISQQDWPRVATLYTRVLEIPNQQLDRYFEGFKELVANRPLSELRTAEEAAATAFTNSETRGQENEGEVPAGASEQSFKPLNTSLKDAEELEKYIAIREEIYKRAKEFDSKIIGFETAIRRPYFHVRPLNVAELENWHNYLDFVEGGDDFNKIVKLYERCLIACANYPGYWIRYVLCMEAIGSMELSDNALARATQVFVKRQPEIHLFAARFKEKHGDISGARAAYQLVHTGISPGLLEAIIKHANMEHRLGNLEDACSLYEQAIAIEKGKEHSQTLPLLFAQYSRFMFLVCGKVDKAREILDQGLEIAQLSKPLLEAMIHLESIQTLPKRVDYLDSLVDKFIVQSPTNPSVASVGEREELSSIFLEFLDLFGDAQSIKKADDRHAKLFLPHKSVAESKKRYAEDYLFSDKTKIAKSLISPSSVVGAYTSTPNQWATGYGVQPQAWPQASQAQAPQWTPGYPQQGAYGAYGTSYTHPQIPTSQSVAYGTYPPTYPTQTYAQTTTTATLPAPQQPAAAPPTYYGTYY; encoded by the exons ATGCGAGCCCTAATTTTCCATTTTGTCCCTCTTTCGGCTTCACTACGACACACTAAACACTTGTTCACGAAAACAGAAGGATTTACCTCACGAAAGTTTGGTGATTCGCGGACTGCTTCAATCGCGATTTCAG TTGTTTTTATCATGGGGGACGGCGAGGTGGAACAGACATCTGCTGTCGTTGGTTATTCTTCTACAGATAACCATGATCCGAGTGAAACCACTTCTGCACCTGATACTGATGGTTCCACTGTTCAAATTACCGAAACCATGAATGTTCCAGACAATCTGCCTTATACGGAAGACAAACTCGATTCGTCCATCCCTCCAAATGAAGCTAATTTAGTGGCTCATGGTTCCGATTTGGATGTTG CTGCTGGCTATGTTTCTTCTATTAATGGTCTTCATGGAGCAGAGGATGCTGCAAAAGTTTATGTCATGGAAAATGGGATTAACTCAACTGCTGGTATTGGATCTGCTTTGTTGCATCAACCTCTAGGTGGTTCTG AATTTATGCCAGGTCTAAGTGCAGAAGAAGAAAGATCGTGGAGCATTGTGACGGCTAATTCCTTGGACTTCAATGCTTGGACTTCCCTAATAGAAGAGACAGAGAGAATATCAGAG gGAGAGATTTTGAAGATTCAAAAAGTTTATGATGCCTTTTTAGCGGAATTTCCTCTCTGCTATGGTTATTGGAAGAAGTATGCTGATCATGAGGCACGCCTAAGCTCAATGGACAAAGTTGCAGAGGTTTATGAACGAGCTGTTCAAAGCGTAACCTACTCTGTTGACATGTGGTTGCATTATTGTGTATTTGCAATTGGCACTTATGGAGATCCTGATGCTATCAGAAG GTTGTTTGAAAGAGCTTTAGAATATGTTGGAAGTGATTATTTATGCTTTCCTCTTTGGGACAAATTCATTGAGTATGAAATTTCTCAACAAGATTGGCCTCGTGTTGCCACATTATACACACGGGTGTTGGAAATTCCAAATCAGCAGCTGGATCGCTATTTTGAAgg TTTTAAAGAGTTGGTTGCCAATAGGCCTCTGTCAGAGTTGAGAACAGCCGAGGAAGCTGCTGCCACAGCTTTTACGAATTCAGAAACTCGTGGTCAGGAAAACGAGGGAGAGGTGCCCGCTGGTGCTTCAGAACAGTCTTTTAAGCCACTTAACACAAGCTTAAAAGATGCCGAGGAGTTGGAGAAGTACATTGCCATTAGGGAAGAGATATATAAGAGGGCTAAGGAGTTTGATTCTAAAATCATTGGTTTCGAAACTGCAATTAGAAGGCCCTACTTTCATGTACGGCCCCTAAATGTTGCGGAGCTTGAAAATTGGCACAACTATCTTGATTTTGTCGAAGGCGGAGATGATTTCAATAAG ATTGTCAAGCTATATGAAAGATGTCTTATAGCATGTGCCAATTATCCTGGATACTGGATACGATATGTTTTGTGCATGGAAGCTATTGGCAGTATGGAGCTTTCTGATAATGCCCTTGCTCGTGCTACTCAGGTCTTCGTGAAG AGGCAACCGGAGATCCATCTTTTTGCTGCGCGATTTAAAGAAAAGCATGGTGACATATCTGGAGCTCGAGCTGCGTATCAACTTGTGCACACTGGGATTTCACCTGGGCTTCTAGAAGCAATAATTAAGCATGCTAACATGGAGCACCGCCTT GGAAACCTAGAAGATGCTTGTTCCTTATATGAACAGGCAATTGCAATCGAAAAAGGAAAGGAACACTCGCAGACTCTACCTTTGTTATTTGCTCAGTACTCGCGGTTTATGTTCCTG GTTTGTGGCAAAGTGGATAAGGCTAGGGAAATTCTTGATCAAGGGTTGGAGATTGCACAATTGTCAAAGCCCCTTCTGGAG GCAATGATCCACTTGGAATCAATCCAGACACTTCCGAAGCGAGTCGATTACTTGGATTCCTTGGTTGATAAATTCATAGTGCAGAGTCCCACCAACCCTAGTGTTGCAAGTGTTGGGGAAAGAGAGGAGCTGTCAAGCATTTTCTTGGAG TTCCTGGATCTTTTTGGAGATGCACAATCCATAAAGAAAGCTGATGATCGACATGCAAAACTGTTTTTACCCCATAAGAGCGTAGCTGAGTCGAAGAAGCGCTATGCAGAGGATTATTTATTCTCAGACAAAACTAAAATAGCCAAATCACTTATTTCACCATCTTCAGTGGTGGGAGCTTATACCAGCACACCGAATCAGTGGGCAACAGGTTATGGTGTACAGCCTCAGGCTTGGCCTCAAGCCTCACAAGCGCAGGCACCACAGTGGACTCCTGGCTATCCACAACAG GGTGCCTATGGTGCTTATGGAACTAGTTACACGCATCCACAAATACCTACATCCCAAAGTGTTGCATATGGAACATATCCTCCTACTTATCCAACACAG ACATATGCTCAGACGACAACAACTGCAACATTGCCTGCACCCCAACAGCCGGCTGCGGCTCCTCCCACATATTACGGCACTTACTATTGA